The genomic region TCCGGCCCCGCTCTACTGACGTGTCCTAAACTCTGCGCCCTGACTTCTGCGCTTCAAGCCTAGTCAACCCCGACTGGGCCGCGTTTAGCGAACGGTATAGCCCTGCTTCTTGGCTTCGGCCAGCGTTTCGCGCTGCCAGGCGTCGAGGGCCTGGTTGGGCGTCAGGCGGCCCTTGATCATCAAGTCCATTTGCTTATTGAAGTTGTCGTTGGCAAAGGGGAACCAGGGTGCCCACTGGAAGTTCACGTTCACACCACGGCTGGCGCGGGCGTACACGCTGCTGATGTCCTGCCCGCCGAAGAACTTGCTGGGGTTTTTGGTCTTGTCCTTCAGGATGGCGAGGTCGAGACCCGCGTCGCTGGCGGGGAACAGGCCCCCGTTCGTCCAGTTCTGGCTGATGGCGCTTTCCGAGAGGTTCAGCCAGAGGCTAAACAGCAGGGCGGCCTCCTTGTTCTTGCTCTGGGCGGTGACCACGCTGGAGCTTCCGCCCCAGTTGCCGCTGCGGACGGTGTTGCTGGCCGTCCACTGCGGGATGTTGGCGGCGCGCCACTGGCCCGCGCTCTTGGTTCCCATGCTGCCTGCGTAGCCACCTGGCCCCCACGCTGCTTCAAAGTTAGAAGCGACCTGCCCGGCTCCGGCAGCGTTCCAGTAGTCGGCGGTGAAGGCCTGCAACGTTCCCACGTGGCCTTTCTTGATCATGCCGTGCCAGTAGTTCAGCACTTTTTTGGCGCTGGGGTTGTTCAGAGTCTGAACCCAGCTGTCGCCGTCACGCTTGAAGAACTGTGCGCCGTCGGCCCAGGCCAATGCCATGAACCAGGGGGCGAAGGTAGTGTAGAAGTTGCCCATCTTGACCTTGCCGCCGCTCTTGGTGTACATGGTGGCGGCAGCTTTCTCGTACTCGGCCCAAGTTTTGGGCGCGGCGATACCGTACTTCTTCATCACGTCGTCGCGGTACACCATGGCAAAGGGGCCAGTGTCCTGCGGAATGGCGAACACGGCTTTTCCGTCGGGGCTGACCTGTCCCCACGTCCAGGGCACGAAGTACTTCTTGTAGTTGTTGGCTCCGAGGGTGCTCAGGTCGGCCAGCCCGCCCGTATCCACAAACGAGGGCACGAAGCCGTATTCCACCTGTGCCACGTCGGGCGCGCCCGTTCCGGCCTTCAGGGTGGTCAGCAGCTTGGTGTAGGTCTGGGGGCCGCCGCCGAGGTTGGTCACCTTCACGTCGATGTTGGGGTAGGCCTTCTCAAAGGCCGCCACCGTTTTATCGAGGCCAGGAACCCAAGACCAGACTTCCAGCGTGACCTTGCCAGCAGGCGCTTTAGGGAAGGCGGGGTCGGCAGCGAGGGCACTTCCGGCAAAGAGGAGAGCGGACAAGGAGAGCAGGGCGATCTTCAATTGCGGTTTCTTCATACGGCCTCCGAGGGCTGGGGATAGTGCGGGGTTAAAGGTGCGATTGCGGTTTACGGCGTCTAAGGGACTAAGAACAGATGCTTACGGCAAGGTTTTTGGAAATGGCAGGAAACACAGCATTTCAATCGCCCCAACACCCTAGACCCTTAGCCCCTCAGACAATTTGAACGTCGGAAATCAGGGCCAACAGATCGGCTGGCGGCCCGGTGGCGTGGCGGGCAGTAATCAGGGTCGTCACACGGCTGGCTGGGGCGATGTGCGCCCGGCTGACCACGCCGAGTTTGCTGGGATCGGCCACCACCACCACCAGACGCGACTGGGCCACCATTGCCCGCTTCACTTCGGCTTCTTCGTGGTTGGCGTTGGTGATGCCCTGTACGGCGTCTACCCCGTTGCAACCCAAAAACAGCCGATCGGCATGAATGTGGCGCAGGACTTCCAGGGCATAAGGGCTGACGAGGCTGTGCTGCAAGGCCCGCAGCGTGCCGCCCGTGACGATCACACGCAGGTTGGGCAGGCGTTCGAGTTCCAGCGCGATATTGAGCCCCGGCGTAACGACGGTAACGTTGCGGAGCATGGGCGACAGAGAACGGGCGACTTCGGTGGTACTACTGCCCACATCCAAAAACACGGTTTCATCGTCTTGCACCATCGCGGCGGCAGCCCGACCTATACGGCGTTTGGCGTCGGCGTGGCGATGGCGGGTTTCTTCGAGGGGAGCTTCACCGCGCACGTCGAGCGGCAATCTGGCCCCACCTCGCGTGCGGCGCAGTTGTCCTGCTCCGGCCAGCACTTGCAGGTCGCTGCGCACCGTCACCTCAGACACCCCCAGCAGTTTTGAAAGTTCCGAAACCGGCAACTCTCCATGCTGATGCACCAACGACAAAATTTCGCCCCGACGCGCCTGTATCACGCCTCACCTCCTCCGGTACTGTCACCGGTCTCTGAATTTCGATACTTTCAGAGCTTACGACAAGATGAAGAAGTCGTCAACAGTCAAAATTGCAATGCAGGGAAATGAAAACTTGGAAAGAAGTCCAACAATGTTACTAAATAGCAAGTATTTTGATTTCTGTGGCCCTTTCTCTGTGATTTCGCAGTTTGTCTTTCCGGACTGCCGGTCTCCGGTAGTTACGAAAAAAGAGATAGGGTAGGTTTCATTTTGCTTTCGGCACAGAGATTTTGATGGTATAGACCGAAATCGGCAGATGCACCCGCTTGGCTTGACCCGGCACAATAGAGGCGTGGCTTTTCCTGACCCTGATTCTTTGCAACTTTGGGCAAGTCTAGGTGTAGCGGCGCCGCGCCAAGTTCGCCTGGCGCCTGCAGCCCGCGCTCGGCTGGCACATGTCGTGGAACTGAACGACGTGTCCTCACCCTCGGATGCAGAGCGGTGGGCCGGACCACTGGCCCGTGAACCTCACATTTTGGCCGACCTGAGCCGCGTGCGTCCTTGGTTGCCGCCGGGAGCCTCCGGCACGCGGCGGGAGACCCTGACCGCTGTGCTGACCGAAATTATGGGCCGGGAGTGGACTGGATTCCTGGTGCTGCTGGGCGAATACGGGCCTTGGGTCTACGCGCCCAGCGTGGCCGACCTGCAAGAGTTGTCGCGCCACTATGCGGCGGTGGTCTTGTCGGCTACTGGTGCATCCGAACAGACTGTGCTGGACGCGGCCCAGCAGCTTCAGCAAACTGGCCCGGCCCACGTTTCATTGCTGGCCCGGCTGGAGGCCACTGACTACCGCCAGCCGCAGCCGCGCATCTCAGACCCCTTGCCATCGCAGTTGGCCGAACTGGAATTGGCCTTTTGGCACGCAGCACAGGCACAGGCGCGGCGGCGGGTACAGGAGTGGGAGAGGGAAAAGCGTTAACGGACCTTGTTGGCCCGCGTATGGTGTAAAAACCGTGTGAGCAGGGCCACCGCTGCAAAGATCAGACCCGCCGTGAGGCCAAACCACAGGCCGCGTGGGCCGGCGCCCAGCCCAAACGCCAGCAGCGAGCCGAAGCCGAGGCCCACGACCCAATACGCCGCCAACGAAATCAGCAGCGGAATGCGCGTGTCTTGCAGGCCGCGCAGGGCGGCATTGGCCGTGACTTGTAGGCCATCAAATATCTGAAACAGGGTGGCGATGAGCAGGAAAGCACTGGCCGAGGCGATCAGCGCGGCGTTGGTGGGATCGCGCAGATTGACGAACAGGCCGATGAACAGGTGCGGGGCGAAGATATAGGCCAGGCTGAATGCGGCCATCAGAGCGATGGCGACGCCTGCGCCCACCAGACCGGAACGGCGGGCGGCGGCCACCTGGCCTGCACCGTGCGCCTGGGCCACGCGGATTCCGGTGGCCGTTGCCAGGCCCAGCGGCAGCATAAAGACAGCGGTGATGACCTGAAGCGCCACATTGTGCGCGGCCAGAGCGTCAGGGCCAAAGCGGGCCATCAACAGGGCCGTGACCGAAAACAGGCCGCCTTCGGCCCCCAACGTCAGGCCGATGGGCCAGCCCAAGCGGGCCAGCGCGCTCACCTCTGAGCGGATTGCGCCAGCGGGGAGCACAGGCCGGGGCAAGCGCCGCAGCGCCAGCGGCAACAGCGTGAGGGCCAGCACCCAAGACGTGATAGCGCTGCCCAGCGCCGCGCCGCGAAGCTGGAGTGCAGGCAGCGGCCCCCAGCCAAACGCCAGAGCGGGACTGAGGACGGCCACCAGCGCCACGCCTGCCACCGCCACCAGCGTGACGATTCGGGCGTTTCCTGTGCCTTCCAGACCGCCGCGCAGGGCTGCAAACACCAGTGTTGCAGGCATTCCCAGCGCGTATAGACGCAGATAATCTCCGGCCAGATCGCCGCGTAAGCTTGCCGGGGCCAATTGCTCCAGGCCCCAGGCGGCCAGAAAGGCAATCGGCAAAAACGCCGCCGAGAGTAGGCCTGCCAGCCACAGCCCACCACGGAAGGCCTTGGCGATGCCCACCGGGTCCCCTGCCCCCGCTGCCGCCGCCACACGCGGGGCCACGGACAACATCACGCCCAGCAGCACGATAAATCCGAGGTAATAGCTGGCGCTGGCATAGGCCGCCGCCGCCAGTTGCGCTGCCCCCAGTCGGCCTACCACCGCCGTACCGACCAAAGCGAGGGCGTTGGTGGCAAATTGCGAGCCGATCACGGGGGCGGCCAGCGTTAATAGCGCGCGGATTTCTGCACCTACCACGCCATTTTGCCCCGGTGAACTGGATGCACGTTGAGGAGCAGAAGGGCGGTCAGAAGTCATCAGAGGAGTGTAAGGGGTCAGTGGGAAGGAAGACGGTGGTCTGCAACCGAGCTGATGGAGAAGCGTCTGGCAGTGGTAGGCGGCGAGACAGGAGTTGGGCGCCCCTAGTCTTAACCTAACTAACGTTAGGCAGCCCTGATCTGCTAGAATAGAGGTCACCAGAGTAAGCGCCCTTTCCCCTGCCCGGAGGTTTGCCCATGACCCAGATCCACACCGTTCCAGCCAGCGTTCCTGTTCCTGCTGCCCTGCCTCTAGAAACGCCCGAACAGTTGGCCGCCTTCGAGGCCCGGATTGCTGCTGGCGAGAAGATTGAACCCGGCGACTGGATGCCTGCCGAATACCGCCGCCAACTGATCCGCATGATTTCGCAGCACGCCCACAGCGAAGTCGTGGGAATGTTGCCGGAAGGCGAGTGGATCAGCTTTGCCCCCAGCCTGAAGCGCAAGCTGATTCTAATGGCGAAGGTGCAGGACGAGGCGGGGCACGGGCAGTACCTCTACCACGCTGCCGAAACCTTGGGCGCGACCCGCGAGGACATGGTGGACGCCCTGCTGAGCGGCAAGGCCAAATACAGCAGCATCTTCAATTATCCCACGCACAGCTGGGCCGACGTGGGTATGATCGGCTGGCTGGTGGACGGTGCGGCGATTAAAAACCAGACCATGCTGGCCGGGTGCAGCTACGGGCCGTACTCGCGGGCCATGGTGCGAATCTGCTCCGAGGAAACGTTTCACCACAAGCAGGGCAAAGAAATGATCGTGCTGTACGCACAGGGCACGCCTCAGCAGCGCGAAATGGCGCAGGACGCCCTGAACCGCTGGTGGTGGCCCAGCCTGATGATGCTTGGCCCACACGACGCCGACAGCCCCAACAGTGGCGTGCTGGCAAAGTGGGGTGTAAAACTCAAGAGCAATGACGAGGTTCGGCAGGAGTACATGAACGAGCATGTGCCAGAGTTGCTGGAAGCGGGTCTGACCATTCCAGACGCCAACATGCATCAGGACGAGCAGGGCAACTGGAAGCACGGCCCGATTGATTGGACGGAGTTCTGGGCCATCGTCAAGGGCGAGCGCGGTCTGAACAAAGAGCGGCTGGGCGCACGTCAGCAGGCGCATACGGACGGCGCTTGGGTGCGTGACGCGCTGGACGCCTACGCCGCGCGGGAGAGCGGAGCCAAGCGAGCGTGAGCGAACTCCCCCGCTGGGAAGTATTCAAGCAGGACGGCCCCGGCAAAGTGCATCAGGCGGTGGGAAGCGTCCACGCGGGCGACGGCCAGCACGCCTTATTCACAGCCCGCAGCGTGTTTGCACGGCGTCCGGCGGCCGTGAGCCTGTGGGTGGCCCGCGCCGATCATATTTTCGCGCTAACCAAGCAGGAGCTGGATGCTGGAAAGGGCGTAGAAGCTGGGGAAGGCGGAACTTTTCACGTATTCGGCAAGAAAACCAACCGCCGCTCTATGGTGCTGGGCGACCACCTGGGTACGTTAGAGGCAGGCAACCCGCAAGCCGCGCTGGACGCCGCTCGTGCCCAGTACGGCAATGAGTTGCTGGTGTGGTGGCTGGTGCCTGAATCGGCGCTGGTTCGCAGCGTGGACAGCGCAGACACGGTAGAGAGCTGGTTTGCGCCTGCCAAAGACAAAACCTACAAACAGCAGAGCAGTTACGGCGTGGTGGGCCAACATGCCAGCGCTCATAATAGGGCCATTCGGGGTGGCGACCATGACTGAGACAGCCCTGACTCAAGCAACATTGCCTCTATCCGATGCAGTCAGAACAGCCCTGATCGCCCGCTTCACCGCGCTGGCTGACGACGAAATCACGCTGTCGCACCGGGTAGCCGAGTGGACGGGGCACGCGCCGCTGCTGGAAGAAGACATTGCACTGGCGAACATTGCACAGGATGAACTGGGTCACGCGACGCTGTGGCTGGGGCTGCGGGCCACGCTGGACGGCAGCAACGCCGACGCCCTGGCCTATCACCGTGATCCTGCCGAGTTCCGCAATGCCCCGCTGACCGAGCTGCCCAAAGGCGACTGGGCCGTGACGATGGTTCGCCAGTACCTCTTTGATGCCTGGGAAGTGCTGTGGCTGGATTCGGCCCGCCAGAGTCCGTATGTGCCGCTGGCCGAGGCCGCCGCCCAAGCCCTGCGGGAAGAGAAATTTCACTTGCAACACACGGCGCTGTGGGTGGAACGCCTCGCGCTGGGCACGCCGGAGAGCACGCGGCGCACGCAGGACGCTTTAACCCAGATTTGGCCCTACGCTTTGGCCCTGTTTGACCCGCTGCCTGCCGAAGCCGACGCGCTAGCTGCTGGCTTCCTGCCCGATGTAGCCGCCCTAAAAACCCGCTGGCTGGGGCTGGTGCGCGGACATTTGGAAGGCGTGGGCCTCAGCATTCCGCCCAGCTCTCCCCTGCCCTACAGCCGCCACCAACACACCGAACACCTCGCGCCGCTACTGGCCGATTTTCAGCGTGTGGCGCGAGAATTCCCTGAATCTCAGGTATGGTGATGACCGCCCAGCTGACTCAAACCTACTGGGACGCCCTACGCGGCGTGGCTGATCCCGAAATCCCGGTGGTGAATATCGTAGAAATGGGGATGGTGCGCGGCGTAGACATTGGAAAAAATGGCGTCCGCGTGCGCTTTACGCCTACCTTTTCCGGCTGCCCTGCCCTACATGTGATCCGGCAGAGCATCACCGACGCTCTGGCCGCTGCCGGGGCCAACGCTGTGACGGTGGAAAACGTGTTCAGCCCGCCGTGGACAACCGACGACATTACGCCTGAAGCCCGCGCCAAGCTGGAAACCTACGGTATCGCGCCGCCCGCGCCCAACGGTGAGTCCAGCCTGTTTATGACGCTGGAGCCGGAAGCTGTGCGCTGCCCCCGCTGCGGCTCCTTCGACACGCGCATGACTGCCTCATTCGGTTCGGCCCTGTGCAAGAGAATGTATGTGTGTCAGGCGTGCAGAGAGCCGTTCGAGGGGATGAAGTCGGTTTAAAACC from Deinococcus sp. QL22 harbors:
- a CDS encoding ABC transporter substrate-binding protein, translating into MKKPQLKIALLSLSALLFAGSALAADPAFPKAPAGKVTLEVWSWVPGLDKTVAAFEKAYPNIDVKVTNLGGGPQTYTKLLTTLKAGTGAPDVAQVEYGFVPSFVDTGGLADLSTLGANNYKKYFVPWTWGQVSPDGKAVFAIPQDTGPFAMVYRDDVMKKYGIAAPKTWAEYEKAAATMYTKSGGKVKMGNFYTTFAPWFMALAWADGAQFFKRDGDSWVQTLNNPSAKKVLNYWHGMIKKGHVGTLQAFTADYWNAAGAGQVASNFEAAWGPGGYAGSMGTKSAGQWRAANIPQWTASNTVRSGNWGGSSSVVTAQSKNKEAALLFSLWLNLSESAISQNWTNGGLFPASDAGLDLAILKDKTKNPSKFFGGQDISSVYARASRGVNVNFQWAPWFPFANDNFNKQMDLMIKGRLTPNQALDAWQRETLAEAKKQGYTVR
- a CDS encoding DeoR/GlpR family DNA-binding transcription regulator, yielding MQARRGEILSLVHQHGELPVSELSKLLGVSEVTVRSDLQVLAGAGQLRRTRGGARLPLDVRGEAPLEETRHRHADAKRRIGRAAAAMVQDDETVFLDVGSSTTEVARSLSPMLRNVTVVTPGLNIALELERLPNLRVIVTGGTLRALQHSLVSPYALEVLRHIHADRLFLGCNGVDAVQGITNANHEEAEVKRAMVAQSRLVVVVADPSKLGVVSRAHIAPASRVTTLITARHATGPPADLLALISDVQIV
- a CDS encoding MATE family efflux transporter, encoding MTSDRPSAPQRASSSPGQNGVVGAEIRALLTLAAPVIGSQFATNALALVGTAVVGRLGAAQLAAAAYASASYYLGFIVLLGVMLSVAPRVAAAAGAGDPVGIAKAFRGGLWLAGLLSAAFLPIAFLAAWGLEQLAPASLRGDLAGDYLRLYALGMPATLVFAALRGGLEGTGNARIVTLVAVAGVALVAVLSPALAFGWGPLPALQLRGAALGSAITSWVLALTLLPLALRRLPRPVLPAGAIRSEVSALARLGWPIGLTLGAEGGLFSVTALLMARFGPDALAAHNVALQVITAVFMLPLGLATATGIRVAQAHGAGQVAAARRSGLVGAGVAIALMAAFSLAYIFAPHLFIGLFVNLRDPTNAALIASASAFLLIATLFQIFDGLQVTANAALRGLQDTRIPLLISLAAYWVVGLGFGSLLAFGLGAGPRGLWFGLTAGLIFAAVALLTRFLHHTRANKVR
- the paaA gene encoding 1,2-phenylacetyl-CoA epoxidase subunit PaaA encodes the protein MTQIHTVPASVPVPAALPLETPEQLAAFEARIAAGEKIEPGDWMPAEYRRQLIRMISQHAHSEVVGMLPEGEWISFAPSLKRKLILMAKVQDEAGHGQYLYHAAETLGATREDMVDALLSGKAKYSSIFNYPTHSWADVGMIGWLVDGAAIKNQTMLAGCSYGPYSRAMVRICSEETFHHKQGKEMIVLYAQGTPQQREMAQDALNRWWWPSLMMLGPHDADSPNSGVLAKWGVKLKSNDEVRQEYMNEHVPELLEAGLTIPDANMHQDEQGNWKHGPIDWTEFWAIVKGERGLNKERLGARQQAHTDGAWVRDALDAYAARESGAKRA
- a CDS encoding phenylacetic acid degradation protein; this encodes MSELPRWEVFKQDGPGKVHQAVGSVHAGDGQHALFTARSVFARRPAAVSLWVARADHIFALTKQELDAGKGVEAGEGGTFHVFGKKTNRRSMVLGDHLGTLEAGNPQAALDAARAQYGNELLVWWLVPESALVRSVDSADTVESWFAPAKDKTYKQQSSYGVVGQHASAHNRAIRGGDHD
- the paaC gene encoding 1,2-phenylacetyl-CoA epoxidase subunit PaaC, whose product is MTETALTQATLPLSDAVRTALIARFTALADDEITLSHRVAEWTGHAPLLEEDIALANIAQDELGHATLWLGLRATLDGSNADALAYHRDPAEFRNAPLTELPKGDWAVTMVRQYLFDAWEVLWLDSARQSPYVPLAEAAAQALREEKFHLQHTALWVERLALGTPESTRRTQDALTQIWPYALALFDPLPAEADALAAGFLPDVAALKTRWLGLVRGHLEGVGLSIPPSSPLPYSRHQHTEHLAPLLADFQRVAREFPESQVW
- the paaD gene encoding 1,2-phenylacetyl-CoA epoxidase subunit PaaD, translated to MTAQLTQTYWDALRGVADPEIPVVNIVEMGMVRGVDIGKNGVRVRFTPTFSGCPALHVIRQSITDALAAAGANAVTVENVFSPPWTTDDITPEARAKLETYGIAPPAPNGESSLFMTLEPEAVRCPRCGSFDTRMTASFGSALCKRMYVCQACREPFEGMKSV